From a single Oceaniferula flava genomic region:
- the rplS gene encoding 50S ribosomal protein L19, whose protein sequence is MNIIDKIEKEQIKDVADFNVGDSLKVHCRVVEGGKERIQIFAGLCIGKKGSGINESYTVRKISSGEGVERVFPLHTPRVAKIEVTRRGKVRRAKLNYLRDRVGKRALLVKSADSE, encoded by the coding sequence ATGAACATCATCGATAAAATCGAAAAGGAGCAAATCAAAGACGTCGCAGACTTCAACGTGGGCGACAGCCTGAAAGTTCACTGCCGCGTGGTCGAAGGTGGTAAAGAGCGTATCCAGATCTTCGCTGGTCTCTGCATCGGCAAAAAAGGCAGCGGTATCAACGAGTCCTACACCGTGCGTAAAATTTCCTCCGGTGAGGGTGTCGAGCGTGTCTTCCCACTGCACACACCACGTGTTGCCAAAATCGAAGTCACCCGCCGTGGTAAAGTTCGTCGCGCCAAGCTCAACTACCTGCGCGACCGCGTTGGTAAGCGTGCGCTTCTCGTGAAGTCCGCTGACAGCGAGTAA